In Pseudobacter ginsenosidimutans, the following are encoded in one genomic region:
- a CDS encoding cupin domain-containing protein, whose translation MRPLFQELPFNRAGSVNVYKEELPAFIVPWHYHPEIEIMYIMEGTGTRFVGDHVEPYEEGDLCIIGPNLPHEWRNDDAFFQKGSNLKASCFCVFFQQEIFGHTMLDMPEMENIRHLLLRSERGIKFSGTSRERIAKLVKEYVFEKGAGRIAKLITLLEAMATSEEFELLASVGYCNNTIDSGDSGRFEAIYGYIMKNFSRPIRLEEVSSVAGLTPNAFCRYFRERTKKHLYNT comes from the coding sequence ATGCGACCGCTTTTTCAGGAGTTGCCCTTCAACCGGGCCGGTTCGGTAAATGTTTACAAGGAGGAGCTGCCCGCTTTTATCGTTCCCTGGCACTATCACCCGGAGATTGAGATCATGTATATCATGGAAGGAACAGGCACCCGCTTTGTGGGTGATCATGTGGAGCCTTATGAAGAAGGAGATCTTTGTATCATCGGTCCGAACCTTCCTCATGAATGGAGGAACGATGATGCTTTCTTTCAGAAAGGATCCAATCTCAAAGCATCCTGCTTCTGTGTATTCTTCCAGCAGGAGATCTTTGGTCACACCATGCTGGACATGCCTGAAATGGAAAATATCAGGCACCTGTTACTGCGATCGGAGAGAGGCATCAAATTCTCCGGTACTTCCAGGGAGCGTATTGCCAAACTGGTGAAAGAATATGTATTCGAAAAAGGAGCGGGCCGTATTGCCAAACTGATCACACTGCTGGAAGCGATGGCCACTTCCGAAGAGTTCGAATTACTGGCCAGTGTTGGGTACTGCAACAATACGATCGATTCCGGCGACTCTGGCAGGTTTGAAGCAATCTATGGTTATATCATGAAGAACTTTTCCCGCCCCATCCGGCTGGAAGAAGTTTCATCGGTGGCAGGACTTACTCCCAACGCATTCTGCCGCTATTTCAGAGAAAGGACTAAAAAACATTTGTACAATACCTGA
- a CDS encoding M81 family metallopeptidase, which translates to MLRSMIACMLLFSLTAFGNTNSLAGKRIVTLGVRNESNTFSTAHTKLSDFKVRRGNEVLQTETWDEVCAAAGVQVIPVLHAYAWPGGVVEKKAFDQFMQEILAGIRKAGKIDGIYMDMHGALHAEGYADAQATLIKEIRKIVGSKVLISGSFDLHGNLSADFVDNINILSAYRTAPHRDEVETRQRAVNMLLEAMDKQLNPVIETVTIPILVPGEKSITEIEPLKSIYAQLPGLCTQEGIMDASIFAGYCWADLSRSAMRVFVVARSSAYQQQARKAAAILAQQIWNARASMQLNVPSGSFPEMFTKALNDKAGTVFISDSGDNTTAGAPGDNTQVLDHLLKQTTELKVLLAGMVDPEAFKACMAKQKNDEITLTLGGRIDYKFSKPVTIKGRIVFQSPQSEIDKKRGAVLLNIEGVSVVILNDRRSFTQLIDFKDIGLNPMDFKVVIVKLGYLFPELADIAPLSLMALTAGFCNLDIPNLPYKQVTRPAYPLDPDMVWKID; encoded by the coding sequence ATGCTCAGATCAATGATAGCCTGTATGCTTCTTTTTTCCCTGACAGCCTTCGGCAATACAAATTCGCTGGCGGGGAAACGGATCGTAACGCTGGGCGTACGCAATGAGTCCAACACTTTTTCCACCGCTCACACCAAACTCTCCGATTTCAAAGTGCGTCGTGGGAATGAGGTATTGCAAACAGAGACCTGGGATGAAGTATGTGCTGCTGCCGGTGTGCAGGTGATACCTGTGCTTCACGCATACGCATGGCCGGGAGGCGTGGTGGAGAAAAAGGCGTTCGATCAGTTCATGCAGGAGATCCTGGCAGGTATCCGTAAGGCCGGAAAGATAGATGGTATTTATATGGATATGCATGGCGCTCTTCATGCTGAAGGTTATGCCGATGCGCAGGCCACACTGATAAAAGAGATAAGAAAGATAGTAGGCAGCAAAGTGCTGATCAGTGGCAGCTTTGATCTGCATGGCAATCTCTCAGCGGATTTTGTTGATAATATCAATATTTTATCCGCCTATCGTACCGCTCCGCACCGCGATGAAGTGGAAACCAGGCAACGCGCCGTGAACATGTTGCTGGAAGCGATGGATAAACAATTGAATCCGGTGATCGAAACAGTGACCATTCCTATCCTGGTGCCGGGTGAAAAAAGTATTACCGAAATTGAACCGCTGAAATCGATCTATGCACAGTTGCCCGGGCTTTGCACGCAGGAAGGCATCATGGATGCTTCCATATTTGCAGGGTACTGCTGGGCCGACCTGTCGCGCTCTGCCATGCGTGTGTTCGTAGTGGCGCGCAGCAGTGCATATCAGCAGCAGGCCCGGAAAGCAGCCGCCATCCTGGCTCAACAGATCTGGAATGCCCGTGCCTCCATGCAATTGAATGTGCCTTCCGGAAGCTTTCCTGAGATGTTCACAAAAGCGCTGAACGATAAGGCAGGAACTGTGTTCATTTCTGATTCAGGCGACAATACCACTGCCGGCGCTCCCGGAGATAATACCCAGGTACTGGACCATCTGTTGAAACAAACAACGGAACTGAAAGTACTGCTGGCGGGTATGGTAGATCCCGAAGCATTCAAAGCCTGCATGGCCAAACAAAAGAATGATGAAATAACACTGACACTGGGAGGGCGCATCGATTATAAATTCTCAAAACCAGTGACCATCAAGGGAAGGATTGTATTTCAATCTCCGCAATCCGAAATTGACAAAAAACGCGGCGCCGTATTACTGAACATAGAAGGTGTTTCCGTGGTTATCCTGAATGACCGCCGTTCTTTCACGCAATTGATCGATTTTAAAGATATTGGCCTCAATCCTATGGATTTCAAAGTAGTGATCGTTAAATTAGGTTACCTTTTCCCCGAGTTGGCAGATATTGCGCCACTCAGTTTAATGGCATTGACCGCTGGATTTTGTAACCTGGATATCCCTAATCTTCCGTATAAGCAGGTGACCCGCCCCGCTTATCCGCTGGATCCGGATATGGTGTGGAAAATAGATTAA
- a CDS encoding helix-turn-helix domain-containing protein: MNDVRIGHAKKLLIEGKLTISTLSMESGFNNLSNFIDQFKRSTKMLPSEYQRKFGATHTRDLV, translated from the coding sequence CTGAATGATGTAAGGATCGGACATGCCAAGAAACTGCTGATTGAAGGGAAGCTGACTATCTCCACGCTGAGCATGGAATCAGGATTTAATAACCTATCCAATTTTATAGACCAGTTCAAACGTTCCACTAAAATGCTGCCCTCCGAATACCAGCGCAAATTCGGGGCAACACATACGAGAGACCTGGTTTAA
- a CDS encoding redoxin domain-containing protein, which produces MNKLFHFRIVMSLLFVSSFSVALAAQGEKPFTINGQLKAFSEGKIYLTIYADGMTRTDSSSISQGKFSIGGMLQDDIVLAILNMPVPATQEQLAENPFANRSSRMFYLTPGKITASGNRLEDLLFSGTVTMNEFMKMENSKLPFVEASTNAGRNWRRINAIPDFPARQDSLAFFLKKFEAAARQLKLVEKDFIKQHPSSLLSMALLKEKILQVEVADADELESMVAGLSPQIRNRPDMTKYIERLTLLRTLVVGKPILNFSMPDTSGKNVSLASWRGKWVLVEFWASWCGPCRMEIPNLLKEYAAYKHKNFEILGVSLDDIRNKWLKAIHEEKLPWVQVSDLKGMKSDIVMQYGITGIPLNYLVDPDGNIAAKNLRGDELGKKLKELLGDQGVNFDQEHSWQEIKQRARTENKFILLDCFATWCAPCQQMNKEVFTRKDVGQFLNDKFISVKVQLDKTSKDNDYVRNWYEDVALIQKEYGVVSLPTFLFFSPDGEFVHRIPGAHDAASFMALAADAMNPDKQYFSLRNKIMRSSQIEPEQLKKLAMMAISVFEKEDAVKFANQYLATQKDLFTRENVSFLYRFTWSGKDKGFDVLLKHGDKIDAQMWPGAADEKLREIIFNEELYPLVSNAGNTMPDWNAIQQKISAKYPSQAGPVVLLYRTNYFQGKGDWSNFGKSVIEYMRLYGAHVRAVQLDVFARAVLEHSSGKDILNEALEWSGRSVISSELSRLWDYDPNYRNAIFSNFLRSLPGYLNTYANLLHKLGRTREAIPVQEKAWSMADGDEKENYGKTIERMRTGEKTW; this is translated from the coding sequence ATGAACAAACTGTTTCATTTCAGGATCGTTATGTCCTTACTCTTCGTTTCATCCTTTTCTGTGGCATTGGCTGCTCAGGGTGAAAAACCATTTACGATCAATGGTCAGTTAAAAGCATTCAGTGAAGGAAAAATATACCTGACAATATACGCTGATGGAATGACGAGAACCGACAGTAGTTCCATCAGTCAGGGGAAATTCAGTATTGGCGGTATGTTGCAGGATGATATTGTACTGGCCATTCTCAATATGCCTGTACCTGCTACACAGGAGCAATTGGCTGAGAACCCATTTGCCAATCGAAGCAGCCGTATGTTTTATCTTACTCCCGGTAAGATAACGGCATCGGGCAACCGGCTGGAAGACCTGTTGTTCTCCGGTACTGTTACGATGAATGAATTCATGAAAATGGAAAACAGTAAACTTCCGTTTGTGGAAGCCAGTACGAATGCCGGAAGGAATTGGAGAAGGATAAATGCCATTCCGGATTTTCCTGCCAGGCAGGATTCTCTTGCTTTCTTCTTGAAAAAGTTTGAAGCTGCTGCCAGGCAGTTGAAACTGGTGGAGAAGGATTTCATCAAACAACATCCTTCCTCACTTCTCAGTATGGCTTTGTTAAAAGAAAAGATCCTGCAGGTGGAAGTTGCCGATGCTGATGAGCTGGAATCGATGGTGGCGGGCCTTTCACCTCAAATAAGGAACAGGCCTGACATGACGAAATACATCGAGAGGCTCACGCTGCTCCGGACCCTCGTAGTTGGAAAACCGATCCTGAATTTCAGCATGCCGGATACTTCAGGAAAAAATGTATCCCTCGCTTCCTGGCGCGGAAAATGGGTACTGGTTGAATTCTGGGCCAGCTGGTGCGGTCCCTGCAGGATGGAGATCCCGAATTTGCTGAAAGAATATGCCGCTTACAAACACAAGAATTTCGAGATCCTGGGAGTTTCGCTGGACGATATCAGGAATAAATGGCTGAAAGCAATTCATGAAGAAAAACTACCCTGGGTACAGGTATCCGATCTGAAAGGAATGAAAAGCGATATAGTAATGCAATACGGCATCACAGGGATCCCTTTGAATTACCTCGTAGATCCGGATGGAAACATAGCAGCCAAAAACCTGCGCGGGGATGAACTGGGAAAGAAATTGAAGGAGCTGCTGGGTGATCAGGGTGTGAATTTCGATCAGGAACATTCCTGGCAGGAGATCAAACAACGGGCCAGGACTGAAAATAAATTCATCCTGCTGGACTGTTTCGCTACCTGGTGCGCACCCTGTCAGCAAATGAACAAAGAAGTGTTTACCCGGAAAGATGTGGGGCAGTTTCTCAATGATAAATTCATCAGCGTGAAAGTGCAGTTGGATAAAACAAGCAAGGATAACGATTATGTAAGAAACTGGTATGAGGATGTAGCCTTGATCCAAAAAGAGTATGGGGTTGTTTCTTTGCCAACCTTCCTCTTTTTCTCTCCTGACGGAGAATTTGTACATCGCATTCCGGGCGCGCATGATGCTGCCTCCTTTATGGCATTGGCTGCAGATGCGATGAACCCCGATAAGCAATATTTTTCTCTCAGGAATAAGATCATGCGATCTTCCCAAATAGAACCGGAACAATTGAAAAAGCTGGCAATGATGGCCATCAGTGTTTTTGAAAAAGAGGACGCAGTAAAATTTGCAAACCAATACCTGGCAACACAGAAAGATCTTTTCACCAGGGAGAATGTATCCTTTCTGTATCGTTTTACATGGTCAGGAAAGGATAAGGGATTTGACGTTCTATTGAAGCATGGAGATAAGATTGATGCACAGATGTGGCCCGGGGCTGCCGATGAAAAATTGCGTGAGATCATTTTCAATGAAGAATTGTATCCACTGGTGTCGAATGCAGGAAATACAATGCCTGACTGGAATGCCATTCAACAAAAGATTTCCGCAAAATATCCTTCACAGGCAGGGCCCGTGGTGTTATTGTACAGGACGAATTATTTCCAGGGCAAGGGAGACTGGAGCAACTTCGGGAAATCAGTTATTGAATACATGCGCTTGTATGGCGCTCATGTAAGGGCAGTGCAGCTGGATGTGTTTGCCAGGGCTGTATTGGAACATTCATCCGGTAAGGATATTTTGAATGAAGCGCTGGAATGGAGTGGCCGTTCAGTGATCAGCAGTGAGCTCTCCAGGCTTTGGGACTATGATCCCAATTACAGGAATGCTATCTTCTCCAATTTCCTGAGATCCCTTCCGGGATATTTGAACACCTATGCCAACCTGCTCCATAAATTGGGCAGAACCAGGGAAGCAATTCCCGTTCAGGAAAAAGCATGGTCCATGGCTGATGGTGATGAAAAAGAAAACTATGGGAAGACGATAGAAAGAATGAGGACTGGGGAGAAAACCTGGTAG
- a CDS encoding SusC/RagA family TonB-linked outer membrane protein has protein sequence MKGTPVMRKPGKGLLCSYLQYLLLLLAILSVSTGTSIAQEKTTADRTVNGTVRSSKGDTLSAVTILVKGLSISTTTDENGRFSFKVPSGATELVVSFAGMKELTVSIGSGKDLQIVLQEGGMLEEVVAIGYGTMRRKDLSGSIANISEKDFNKGVVTSPEQLLQGKVSGLVVTRPGGDPNQQPTMRLRGSTSLLGGNGPLVVIDGVPGASMNSVAPQDIASISVLKDASATAIYGARSANGVILITTKKGRPGKTTVSYNGYYATEKLANNLDMLTASEWRQYVKDNNITNAMDYGADTKWHEEVYQTGYSQNHNLNLTGGTKTSTYRASVNYLDQKGIVVTNGLRRVNASLAFDQSALDGKLRFLLNANTTMEDWNAVPTPNVFAYALNLNPTIPVYDENGQFKEVTGYEYWNPVAMLHQMRSDNKRNQFLGRMQVDYKFLDGFTASVNGAISRSSVMGGYFESKDSRSAEQINGLARRTASEYNTKLLETTLTYDKRIGDKHRVNAIGGYSYQEFVPENFMAQNRNFISDLFLYNNLGAGNNLTPSDVSSYKEANKLISFYARANYSFDGKYIVTGTIRRDGSTRFGKDNKWGYFPSGSVAWMINRENFMKNADFIDELKLRVSYGVTGNQDISNYRSLALYGAAGFYYQGGEFVTQYSPNQNPNPNLKWERTAQMDIGIDYSFLRGRIRGAIDYYDKQTSDLLYDYPVPTPPYQFNTMTANVGKVSNKGIEISIESEIVERKNFSWTAGLNFARNVNKLKSLSNDEFKLDVVYTGEWSLNGLQETPQILKPGYSIGTFYGAKYIGRDENGIFQFEDVSGDGKFVYADDRTVIGNAQPKFTLNLSNVFNYKAFSLSFLMRGVFGHDIANSTALYLNDMNRMPGNNVLKSALGIAKQPLVYSSYYIEDGSFARMEYLSLGYNVKLRPGSKVEALRLSLTANNLFIITNYTGIDPEVNADGLLPGIDARNYYPKTRAFALGVHVAF, from the coding sequence ATGAAAGGGACACCAGTTATGAGAAAACCTGGTAAGGGATTGCTTTGCTCTTACCTGCAGTATTTACTGCTTTTGCTGGCCATTTTATCGGTATCAACCGGTACCAGTATTGCCCAGGAAAAAACTACTGCCGACCGAACGGTGAATGGAACTGTTCGAAGCAGCAAGGGAGATACCCTGTCTGCCGTTACGATCCTCGTAAAAGGCTTAAGCATCAGCACCACCACTGATGAGAACGGTCGATTCAGTTTCAAAGTTCCTTCCGGCGCTACCGAACTGGTGGTATCCTTTGCAGGAATGAAGGAACTGACCGTATCTATCGGTTCAGGAAAGGATCTGCAGATCGTGCTGCAGGAAGGTGGAATGCTGGAAGAAGTGGTGGCCATCGGTTATGGCACCATGCGACGAAAAGATCTGTCGGGCTCCATCGCCAATATTTCCGAAAAAGACTTCAACAAGGGTGTTGTCACCAGTCCTGAGCAATTGCTGCAGGGTAAAGTATCCGGCCTGGTAGTAACCCGTCCCGGCGGCGATCCCAATCAACAGCCTACCATGCGCCTTCGCGGTTCTACATCACTGTTAGGCGGCAATGGTCCGCTGGTAGTGATAGATGGTGTCCCCGGCGCATCCATGAATTCCGTGGCTCCCCAGGACATAGCATCCATCAGTGTTTTGAAAGATGCCTCTGCTACTGCCATTTATGGTGCAAGAAGCGCCAATGGCGTAATACTCATCACTACCAAGAAAGGTCGCCCGGGAAAAACAACTGTTTCCTATAACGGTTACTATGCAACCGAAAAGCTGGCCAATAACCTCGATATGCTTACGGCCAGCGAATGGCGCCAATATGTAAAGGACAATAATATCACCAATGCCATGGATTATGGAGCAGATACCAAATGGCATGAGGAGGTTTATCAGACCGGCTATTCGCAGAATCATAACCTCAACCTTACCGGAGGCACCAAAACATCCACCTACCGCGCTTCTGTGAACTATCTCGATCAGAAAGGGATCGTTGTCACCAATGGATTGAGAAGAGTGAATGCCAGCCTGGCTTTTGATCAGTCCGCCCTGGATGGCAAACTGCGTTTCCTGCTGAATGCCAATACCACCATGGAAGACTGGAACGCTGTTCCTACTCCTAACGTATTTGCATACGCGCTCAATTTGAATCCTACCATTCCGGTTTATGATGAGAACGGACAGTTCAAGGAAGTAACTGGCTACGAATATTGGAACCCCGTGGCCATGCTGCACCAGATGAGGTCCGATAACAAACGCAACCAGTTCCTGGGACGCATGCAGGTGGATTATAAATTCCTCGATGGATTTACAGCCTCTGTTAATGGCGCTATCTCGCGCAGCAGTGTGATGGGAGGATATTTTGAATCGAAGGATTCGCGGAGTGCGGAGCAGATCAACGGCCTGGCAAGGAGAACGGCCAGCGAATACAATACCAAACTGCTGGAAACAACCCTTACCTACGACAAGCGCATTGGCGATAAACATCGTGTGAATGCCATCGGTGGCTATTCTTACCAGGAATTCGTTCCCGAGAATTTCATGGCGCAGAACCGTAATTTCATCTCCGACCTGTTCCTGTACAATAACCTGGGTGCAGGCAATAACCTCACACCATCAGATGTATCCAGTTATAAGGAAGCCAATAAGCTGATCTCTTTCTATGCACGCGCCAACTATTCATTCGATGGCAAGTACATTGTTACAGGTACCATCCGCCGTGATGGCTCCACCAGGTTCGGCAAGGATAACAAATGGGGCTATTTCCCTTCCGGTTCCGTTGCCTGGATGATCAACCGCGAGAACTTCATGAAGAATGCAGACTTCATCGATGAACTGAAACTTCGTGTGAGCTATGGCGTTACCGGTAACCAGGATATTTCCAATTACCGTTCACTGGCCCTGTATGGAGCCGCCGGATTCTACTACCAGGGTGGGGAGTTTGTAACACAATACAGTCCCAATCAAAACCCCAATCCCAATCTGAAATGGGAGCGCACTGCACAGATGGACATCGGAATCGATTATTCATTCCTCCGCGGCCGTATCAGGGGCGCTATCGATTACTATGATAAACAAACCTCAGACCTGCTGTACGATTATCCCGTGCCCACACCTCCTTACCAGTTCAATACCATGACGGCCAATGTAGGTAAAGTAAGCAATAAAGGAATCGAGATCTCCATTGAATCGGAGATCGTAGAACGTAAGAATTTTAGCTGGACTGCCGGATTGAATTTTGCCAGGAACGTCAATAAGCTGAAGTCGCTGTCCAACGACGAGTTCAAACTGGATGTGGTATATACCGGCGAATGGTCATTGAACGGATTGCAGGAAACACCACAGATCCTGAAGCCCGGCTATTCCATCGGAACTTTCTATGGAGCGAAATATATTGGGCGAGACGAGAATGGCATCTTCCAGTTTGAGGATGTTAGCGGCGACGGGAAGTTCGTTTATGCAGACGACCGGACTGTTATCGGAAATGCACAACCGAAATTCACACTCAACCTGTCGAATGTTTTCAATTATAAGGCATTCAGCCTTTCGTTCCTGATGAGAGGCGTGTTTGGTCATGATATCGCCAACTCCACGGCGCTGTACCTGAACGATATGAACCGGATGCCAGGCAATAATGTGCTGAAATCAGCACTGGGCATAGCCAAGCAGCCATTGGTATATTCTTCCTATTATATCGAGGATGGCAGCTTTGCAAGGATGGAATACCTGTCGCTGGGTTACAATGTGAAACTGCGGCCCGGTTCTAAAGTGGAAGCCCTTCGCTTATCCCTCACTGCCAACAACCTCTTCATCATTACAAACTATACCGGAATTG
- a CDS encoding RagB/SusD family nutrient uptake outer membrane protein, producing MKYWIINMAIPFLLLLGGCGKEFLDVKQLKSLQVPNTIADFQAIVDYDFNFQGGYSAHTLGANGADEFIITEAMWNSLATGTSMYLRDIYTWAKDINMLQYESNTDWGRSYVLIFYANQALSGIASITPAASEQAAWNNVKGQALFMRALRYYHLAQQFAFPYSKSGDSPYGLPLRLEPDVTLSVKRSSVHATYDQILKDALASVELLPVENRKTNYIRPGRAAAYALIAKICLQMEDYEKAASYADKCLEIQGQLIDFNNLDAYNPAKTYDYMFAGDYGATNPEMIYYTTSDTRYGITLNSIFLNRAEFDPSLIALYEPGDIRSKAYFRPYVDFDNYRFPVFKGSYATYGYFSGLATDEIYLLRAECKARLNQMDEALEDLNLLRKNRFLPENYSPLTETDQAALLQIIFNERRRELVFRGVRWEDLRRMNKDPRLAQTLVREISGQRYELPPGDNRYTWPIPMSEIDAAGLTQNPR from the coding sequence ATGAAGTATTGGATCATAAATATGGCAATTCCATTCCTCCTGTTGCTCGGGGGCTGCGGTAAGGAATTTCTTGATGTGAAGCAATTGAAGAGTCTGCAGGTGCCAAATACTATCGCCGATTTTCAGGCCATCGTGGATTACGATTTCAATTTCCAGGGCGGCTACTCCGCGCATACATTAGGCGCTAACGGAGCAGACGAATTCATCATCACAGAAGCCATGTGGAATAGTCTGGCAACGGGCACCAGTATGTATCTCAGGGATATCTATACCTGGGCGAAAGACATCAATATGCTCCAGTATGAAAGTAATACAGACTGGGGCCGTTCCTACGTGCTCATTTTCTATGCCAACCAGGCTTTGAGTGGCATCGCCTCTATCACGCCTGCGGCAAGTGAGCAGGCTGCATGGAATAACGTGAAGGGACAAGCGCTTTTTATGCGCGCTCTGCGCTATTACCACCTGGCGCAGCAGTTTGCATTCCCCTACAGCAAAAGCGGTGATAGTCCTTATGGCTTACCATTACGGCTTGAACCAGATGTTACGCTCAGTGTAAAGCGATCTTCCGTGCATGCTACCTACGATCAGATACTGAAAGATGCACTGGCCAGCGTTGAATTGCTGCCGGTGGAAAACAGGAAGACCAATTATATCCGCCCGGGCCGCGCTGCCGCCTACGCATTGATAGCGAAGATCTGTCTCCAGATGGAAGATTACGAAAAAGCAGCATCCTATGCGGATAAATGCCTTGAGATCCAGGGGCAGCTCATCGATTTCAATAACCTGGATGCGTACAATCCCGCCAAAACATATGATTACATGTTCGCAGGCGATTATGGCGCTACCAATCCGGAGATGATCTACTACACCACTTCAGACACCAGGTATGGCATCACGCTGAATTCGATATTCCTCAACAGGGCAGAATTCGATCCTTCACTGATAGCCCTGTACGAGCCCGGAGATATCAGGTCCAAAGCCTATTTCAGGCCATATGTGGATTTCGATAATTACAGGTTTCCTGTTTTTAAAGGATCATATGCAACCTATGGTTATTTCTCAGGATTGGCAACGGATGAGATCTACCTGCTCCGTGCGGAATGCAAGGCAAGATTGAATCAGATGGATGAGGCTCTGGAAGATCTGAACCTGCTGCGGAAGAACAGGTTCCTTCCAGAAAATTATTCGCCCCTTACCGAAACGGATCAGGCAGCCCTGCTGCAGATCATCTTCAATGAAAGAAGGAGAGAGCTGGTCTTTCGCGGTGTGAGATGGGAAGATCTCAGGAGAATGAACAAAGACCCCCGACTGGCGCAAACGCTGGTGCGGGAAATTAGCGGACAACGTTATGAACTACCACCCGGAGACAATCGATATACCTGGCCAATTCCCATGTCTGAAATAGATGCTGCAGGGCTGACACAGAACCCGCGGTAG